Below is a genomic region from Cyanobacterium sp. T60_A2020_053.
CCCTTGCTAACAAAACGTTTTTTCCACAAGGGAAAATTTAGGCTTCGCTTTCAATTTGTAAAAATAAAAGTCCCATGACAATGGCGGGCATAACTAAACCAACAAAGGGAACTAAAATAGAGGGTAAGAAAGAAGCTGCGTATTCTCCGAGCATAATTGTTATCGTCCTTATACTAAATAATCAGATTAAAGTAAGATTCAGCTACTCTGTTAATTTATCAGTGGGATAACTGACGAAATAGTCGAAGTAGTCTCAACCTAAATGGATATTACAGTTAACCATGACGAAATGGGGCTAAATATAAAGATTCTTAACAAAAAAAAATCAAAAGTTTGATCTCAGGTTAAAGTAGGCTACAAACTAATATATTTGTCAAAAAAAATTTAGGAGATCGATTAAGAATCCATGAGTACTAATAGTGTAGTTCATTCTGGTGGTGATCCTCAAGTGGGAAACCTCTCTACTCCTATCAATGGATCTGCTTTTACAAAAGCCTTTATCAATGCTTTACCTGCTTACCGTAAGGATTTATCCCCTAATCGTCGTGGTTTAGAA
It encodes:
- a CDS encoding photosystem I reaction center subunit VIII; protein product: MLGEYAASFLPSILVPFVGLVMPAIVMGLLFLQIESEA